From the Arctopsyche grandis isolate Sample6627 chromosome 11, ASM5162203v2, whole genome shotgun sequence genome, one window contains:
- the Dhdds gene encoding dehydrodolichyl diphosphate synthase subunit: MSWIKENALSWVQLFCVKVVKTGKVPRHIAFIMDGNRRFAKKNNILKCEGHSQGFEKLAEALQWCLDLGIPEVTVYAFSIENFKRSDEELETLMTLATEKFQRLLDESDLLMERGVCVRVVGKLSLLPAKLRSLIAKAMILTKDNDKATLNVAFAYTGRDEIATAVGDIVRGVKDGLISTEDITEELMDKTMQLSPPDLLVRTSGEVRLSDFLIWQVSNTCLYFTNVLWPEFKIWHLLSAIIYYQRVSRDECIQNNEDNDRQLNFLSEVNRAKWKLLEKYAQAC, from the exons ATGTCGTGGATCAAAGAGAATGCCCTATCATGGGTACAATTATTTTGTGTCAAAGTCGTTAAAACAGGCAAAGTTCCGAGACACATCGCTTTTATAATGGATGGAAACAGAAGATTTGCCAAGAAGAATAATATTCTTAAATGCGAAGGTCATTCTCAAGGATTTGAAAAGTTGGCTGAAGCGTTACAA TGGTGTCTTGATCTTGGTATACCAGAAGTTACAGTATATGCATTCAGTATAGAAAATTTCAAACGCAGTGACGAAGAATTAGAAACTTTGATGACATTGGCTACTGAAAAATTTCAGAGATTATTAGATGAAAG TGATCTTCTAATGGAGAGAGGTGTTTGCGTCAGAGTAGTTGGAAAACTTTCGCTTTTACCCGCTAAATTGAGATCTTTGATTGCCAAAGCAATGATACTCACCAAGGATAATGATAAAGCTACTCTAAATGTGGCATTTGCCTATACtg GCCGAGATGAAATTGCAACCGCAGTGGGTGATATCGTCAGGGGTGTAAAAGATGGCTTAATATCGACAGAAGATATAACAGAAGAGTTGATGGATAAAACAATGCAACTATCTCCTCCAGATCTACTTGTTAGAACGTCAGGTGAAGTTAGGCTTTCAGATTTTTTGATCTGGCAG gtaTCAAATACTTGTCTTTATTTCACAAATGTTCTTTGGCCTGAATTTAAGATATGGCATCTATTATCAGCTATAATTTATTATCAAAGAGTTTCACGGGACGAGTGCATCCAAAACAATGAAGACAATGACCGACAACTAAACTTTCTGAGTGAAGTTAATAGAGCCAAATggaaactattagaaaaatatgctCAAGCTTGTTAA
- the Nup93-1 gene encoding nucleoporin 93kD-1, which translates to MSDADFSSLLHAAEQLATDVEGNEELPRVERSLGQVLEASQELYSRVTQTGAHDIQAHLLLGSKGIDLPQISQKLETLSARRTFEPLHPIADSDIESFLRNERENAILSLIDDVNKSSLQTIEDHKWEHMVSEWNQEKIKLMNALIGTSQNWLDLKSAPEVSMMVDASKKVGPSMLDNQEMAYAKQVHQHNKIVMQGAKRPSLVQKFSIVADEFNDQKVKEMWGIIKAMSNNLPIVHNDDPLKCRSTPAVQKALVSQARNYLQQGYKTYMKSIVMDNLQNAQRGGIPGTYPLVRGFVSLRMQGQSLFGLMDGQIDGRPLWPMIYYCLRSGDLEAALHCIRQAGPGFEDFIDILEELIKNPGHPLSNKLQTAINFQYRRNIRNATDPYKRIVYCILGCCDITDEHPDVAKTADDYLWLKLSLIKTENTSNDTECLTYPGLQKTILEEYGETHYRAYEQPLVYFQLLSLTGQFEPAIEFLSRIPKYQVHAVHMAIALNELYLLGGPRTVQAPLISVDIEDPVPLRRLNLARLILLYVRRFEVTDPAEALQYFYFLRNMKDANGKNLFMVCVSDLALECRDYDALFGRIDPMTGIKTRGLIDQFNSSFIDCKLIAANVADELVKKGLFEDAINMYDTSGNTEKVFEICCTLLSQVASESKRPGSLRERITQICHNLRERHVNTPLPNQIQQTFTILNDLIIFFDQYHAKNYMGALEALSSCKIIPLSSEEEHERVATFKRLSGEICKVMPDILLAAMTILFNKYQNLRGQDQMAHMTAEGKDKQVEFLREQAEAITSFAGNIPFRMPGDTYSQLTQMQILMH; encoded by the exons ATGAGTGACGCAGACTTTAGCTCTCTTTTGCATGCAGCCGAACAGCTAGCGACCGATGTTGAAGGTAACGAAGAATTACCTAGAGTCGAAAGATCGCTGGGACAGGTGTTGGAAGCTTCTCAGGAACTCTATTCAAGAGTCACCCAAACCGGAGCTCATGATATTCAAGC TCATTTACTTCTTGGATCTAAAGGAATTGACCTACCTCAAATTTCTCAGAAACTTGAAACTCTTAGTGCAAGAAGAACTTTCGAACCTTTGCATCCAATTGCCGATTCTGACATTGAAAGCTTCCTTAGAAATGAAAGGGAAAATGCTATACTTTCATTGATCGATGATGTTAACAAATCA tcACTGCAAACAATCGAAGATCACAAATGGGAACACATGGTTTCCGAATGGAACCAAGAAAAGATCAAACTGATGAATGCTTTAATTGGCACATCTCAAAATTGGTTGGATTTAAAAAGTGCACCTGAAGTGTCTATGATGGTAGACGCTTCTAAGAAAGTTGGTCCTTCAATGTTGGACAATCAAGAAATGGCTTACGCTAAACAAGTACATCAACACAATAAAATTGTTATGCAAGGAGCTAAGAGGCCATCATTGGTCCAAAAGTTTTCAATCGTTGCTGATGAATTCAATGATCAG AAAGTAAAAGAAATGTGGGGTATTATTAAGGCAATGTCTAATAATTTACCCATAGTGCATAATGATGATCCATTGAAATGCCGATCTACTCCAGCTGTACAAAAAGCTCTTGTATCCCAAGCTCGGAATTACTTACAACAAGG ATATAAAACATACATGAAGAGCATTGTAATGGATAATCTCCAAAATGCACAACGGGGTGGAATTCCTGGAACTTATCCGCTAGTTCGTGGTTTTGTTAGTCTTCGAATGCAAGGACAATCCTTATTTGGCTTGATGGATGGCCAAATTGATGGACGTCCACTGTGGCCTATGATCTATTATTGTTTGCGTAGTGGGGACTTAGAAGCTGCACTGCACTGCATAAGACAAGCTGG gcCTGGCTTTGAAGATTTCATCGATATCCTTGAAGAACTCATAAAAAATCCTGGACACCCATTGAGTAACAAATTACAAACTGCTATCAATTTTCAATATAGGAGAAATATCAGAAATGCAACAGATCCTTATAAGAGAATC GTCTACTGTATTTTGGGATGTTGTGATATAACTGATGAGCATCCAGATGTAGCAAAAACAGCTGACGACTATCTGTGGTTGAAATTGTCTCTAATTAAAACTGAGAATACTTCAAATGATACTGAATGTTTAACATATCCAGGTCTTCAAAAAACTATCCTCGAAGAATATG GTGAAACTCATTATAGAGCATATGAACAGCCTCTTGTTTACTTTCAACTTTTGTCCCTCACTGGACAGTTCGAACCAGCCATTGAATTTTTATCGCGTATTCCAAA GTATCAAGTTCATGCTGTACATATGGCTATAGCATTAAATGAGCTGTATTTGTTAGGTGGACCGAGAACTGTACAAGCCCCCTTAA TTTCAGTCGACATTGAAGATCCAGTTCCATTGAGGAGATTGAACTTGGCTCGTCTCATCTTATTATATGTCAGAAGGTTTGAAGTCACAGATCCAGCCGAAGCCttacagtatttttattttctaag aaATATGAAGGATGCAAATggcaaaaacttatttatggtTTGCGTCAGTGATTTGGCTTTGGAATGCAGAGACTATGATGCATTATTTGGCCGGATAGATCCAATGACTGGTATTAAAACACGAGGTCTAATTGATCAATTTAATTCATCATTCATAGACTGCAAG CTCATTGCTGCTAATGTCGCAGATGAACTTGTAAAAAAAGGATTATTTGAAGATGCCATTAATATGTACGATACTTCTGGT AACACtgaaaaagtatttgaaatatgtTGTACATTATTGAGTCAAGTTGCAAGTGAATCGAAACGTCCAGGCTCACTCCGAGAACGTATAACACAAATATGCCACAATTTAAGAGAGCGCCATGTCAATACACCGTTACCCAATCAAATTCAGCAAACTTTcacaattttaaatgatttgattatatttttcgaTCAGTACCATGCAAAAAATTACATGGGAGCACTTGAA gCTTTATCATCGTGTAAGATCATTCCTCTCAGTTCTGAAGAAGAACATGAACGTGTGGCAACCTTTAAAAGATTAAGTGGAGAAATTTGCAAAGTTATGCCAGATATTTTACTCGCAGCGATGACAatacttttcaataaatatcaGAATTTAAGAGGTCAAGACCAAATGGCCCATATGACTGCTGAGGGAAAAGATAAA CAAGTTGAATTTCTCCGAGAACAGGCTGAAGCTATAACGAGTTTTGCCGGTAATATCCCGTTTAGAATGCCTGGTGATACTTACAGTCAATTAACTCAGATGCAAATACTGATGCATTAA
- the LOC143918761 gene encoding ADP-ribosylation factor-like protein 2-binding protein produces the protein MYIAHTTSWQSWENHKEIKYSCVYNSCYGNPTNMDGEDFNTAQQNDEQTNEFDYIIGHIEDILIDNNFHKIVFNFLDKHWKTFENTEENKFIYTDIFEEYTSMIENYITCHLTERIPSFSMKRFSEKLEKHKHVLDGEVFDVLFTSSDFLRFKEMILDYRKMKEGQYANLNLDLCITKL, from the exons atgtatattgcacatACTACAAGTTGGCAATCGTGGGAAAATCACAAGGAAATAAAATACAGTTGTGTTTACAACAGTTGCTATGGAAATCCAACAAATATGGATGGGGAAGATTT tAATACAGCTCAACAAAATGATGAGCAAACTAATGAGTTTGACTACATAATTGGACATATAGAAGACatattaattgataataattttcat AAAATTGTTTTCAACTTTTTGGATAAACATTGGAAGACTTTTGAAAATACAGAAgagaataaatttatatacacagaCATTTTTGAAGAATATACAAGTATGATAGAAAACTATATAACTTGTCATTTGACTGAAAGGATTCCATCATTTTCTATGAAACGATTCTCTGAAAAATTAGA GAAGCACAAACATGTCTTGGATGGTGAGGTGTTTGATGTTCTATTCACATCGTCAGATTTCTTAAGATTCAAAGAAATGATACTGGATTACAGAAAA ATGAAAGAGGGCCAATATGCCAATTTAAATTTAGACTTATGcataacaaaattataa